In a single window of the Anas acuta chromosome 24, bAnaAcu1.1, whole genome shotgun sequence genome:
- the REN gene encoding renin, giving the protein MSLLRDTHRHLVHALQVLCQQWVGAGIEQGCGERGFGVHDPLPTPGIQELRGTHRGHPPATCSVLPAASPALPRPAGRRNPRGGRNPGYKSVLPSGPRGSCWQRRRLPWESAMLAGHSRRLLQYLLLLALTWGASFFHSPAQALQRIALRRMPSIRQTLQEMGVKVADVFPELRQGRRSGAAGPRNGTAPTLLTNYLDTQYFGEISIGTPAQTFKVVFDTGSANLWVPSCKCSPLYSACVSHSRYDSSKSRTYIANGTGFAIRYGTGSVKGFLSQDVVMVSDIPIIQVFAEATALPAFPFIFARFDGVLGMGYPSQAIDGITPVFDRILSQQILQEDVFSVYYSRNAPLKPGGEIILGGSDPAYYTGDFHYLSVSKSGYWQISMKGVSVGAEVLFCKEGCSVAIDTGASYITGPAGPVSVLMKAIGAAEMAEGEYVVDCDRVPQLPNISFHLGGKAYALGGSAYVLRQSQYGEDVCVVAFLGLDIPPPAGPLWILGASFIGHYYTKFDRRNNRIGFATAR; this is encoded by the exons ATGTCTTTGCTGAGGGACACCCACAGGCACTTGGTCCATgccctgcaggtgctgtgcCAGCAATGGGTTGGTGCTGGCATCGAGCAGGGCTGCGGAGAGCGTGGGTTTGGGGTTCACGACCCTTTGCCAACCCCTGGGATCCAGGAGCTCCGTGGGACCCACCGCGGGCACCCCCCAGCCACCTGCAgcgtgctgcctgcagcatccccagccctccctcGGCCAGCGGGGAGGAGAAACCCACGGGGAGGCAGAAACCCAGGCTATAAAAGCGTCCTCCCCTCTGGGCCACGGGgaagctgctggcagaggaggaggctgcCCTGGGAGAGCGCGATGCTGGCCGGCcacagcaggaggctgctgcagtacctgctgctcctggccctgaCCTGGGGTGCCAGCTTCTTCCACTCGCCGGCCCAGGCTTTGCAGAG GATTGCGCTGCGGAGGATGCCGTCCATCCGGCAGACGCTGCAGGAGATGGGGGTGAAGGTGGCGGACGTCTTCCCCGAGCTGCGGCAGGGCAGGCGCAGCGGGGCGGCCGGCCCCCGAAACGGGACGGCTCCCACCCTCCTCACCAACTACCTGGAC ACCCAGTATTTTGGCGAGATCAGCATCGGGACCCCCGCGCAGACCTTCAAGGTGGTCTTCGACACGGGCTCGGCCAACCTGTGGGTGCCGTCCTGCAAGTGCTCCCCCCTCTACAGTGCCTGCG TTTCCCACAGCCGCTACGACTCCTCCAAGTCGCGGACGTACATCGCCAACGGCACCGGCTTCGCCATCCGCTACGGCACGGGGAGCGTCAAAGGCTTCCTCAGCCAGGACGTGGTGATG GTGTCGGACATCCCCATCATCCAGGTGTTCGCCGAGGCCACGGCGCTGCCCGCCTTCCCCTTCATCTTTGCCAGGTTTGACGGGGTCCTGGGCATGGGATACCCCAGCCAGGCCATCGACGGCATCACCCCTGTCTTCGACCGCATCCTCTCCCAGCAGATCCTCCAGGAGGACGTGTTCTCCGTCTACTACAGCCG GAACGCTCCCCTGAAACCCGGCGGGGAAATCATCCTGGGAGGCAGCGACCCAGCCTACTACACCGGCGATTTCCACTACCTGAGCGTCAGCAAGAGCGGCTACTGGCAGATCAGCATGAAGGG ggtgtCGGTAGGGGCTGAGGTGTTATTCTGCAAGGAAGGCTGCTCGGTGGCCATCGACACCGGAGCATCCTACATCACCGGCCCGGCCGGCCCCGTGTCCGTGCTGATGAAAGCCATCGGGGCGGCAGAAATGGCTGAAGGAGAG taCGTGGTTGACTGCGACCGGGTCCCCCAGCTGCCCAACATCTCCTTCCACCTGGGCGGCAAGGCGTACGCGCTCGGCGGCTCAGCCTACGTCCTGCGG caATCCCAGTACGGGGAGGACGTCTGCGTGGTGGCTTTCTTGGGGTTGGACATCCCCCCGCCTGCTGGCCCCCTCTGGATCCTGGGTGCCAGCTTCATCGGGCACTACTACACCAAATTCGACCGGCGCAACAACCGCATCGGCTTCGCCACGGCCCGCTGA